A portion of the Sus scrofa isolate TJ Tabasco breed Duroc chromosome 5, Sscrofa11.1, whole genome shotgun sequence genome contains these proteins:
- the AICDA gene encoding single-stranded DNA cytosine deaminase — protein MDSLLMKQRQFLYQFKNVRWAKGRHETYLCYVVKRRDSATSFSLDFGHLRNKSGCHVELLFLRYISDWDLDPGRCYRVTWFTSWSPCYDCARHVANFLRGNPNLSLRIFTARLYFCDGYKAEPEGLRRLHRAGVQIAIMTFKDYFYCWNTFVENRERSFKAWEGLHENSVRLTRQLRRILLPLYEVDDLRDAFRTLGL, from the exons ATGGACAG CCTCCTGATGAAGCAGAGGCAGTTCCTCTACCAATTCAAAAACGTGCGCTGGGCCAAGGGCCGCCACGAGACCTACTTGTGCTATGTGGTGAAGCGGCGGGATAGTGCCACCTCCTTCTCACTGGACTTCGGGCACCTTCGAAACAAG TCCGGGTGCCACGTGGAATTGCTCTTCCTTCGTTACATCTCCGACTGGGACCTGGACCCGGGCCGGTGCTACCGTGTCACCTGGTTCACGTCTTGGAGCCCCTGCTACGACTGTGCACGTCACGTGGCAAACTTCCTCAGAGGGAACCCCAACCTGAGTCTGAGGATCTTCACCGCGCGCCTCTACTTCTGCGACGGCTACAAGGCGGAGCCTGAGGGGCTGCGGCGGCTGCACCGCGCGGGGGTCCAAATCGCCATCATGACCTTCAAAG attactTTTATTGCTGGAATACTTTTGTGGAAAATCGCGAAAGAAGTTTCAAAGCCTGGGAGGGGCTGCATGAAAATTCTGTTCGTCTGACCAGACAGCTTCGTCGCATCCTTTTG cccctgtaTGAGGTTGATGACTTACGAGATGCGTTTCGTACGTTGGGACTTTGA